The segment aaatttgaatttgagatcTGAAGGCCCCCGAAGGTGGGTCCTTTAAGCAGTTGTCTACTTTGCCTATTTAATCATTcgattttgatgataaaatcttAATTAGAGCAAAATTCAACCAAAAGTTAGTATGAATACTGGAATTAAATTCATACTTAGAATAGATATCGTCATACGTtagcaaaaattcttatttcaaattttgaattaaactgataaaaattgtAACTACCAGGAAACTATTctggaatttcttttctttctaaaattcatGGCATAACTTAATAATAGAATAGAAGGTATGGCAACAACATGTCTAATAACTCAGATGGTTACGACTTCGTCATTTCTGTATAAGTTTCACCTATATAATAATCCATGTTGTGACATTTGTAatcaagaatattgaaaattttcttttatgctattttaatattcaatttatagagaaaaattcACTAGCATAAAATGCCAATTAATTTCGTCCTTCAAAGTTttgctccaaaactttgttttcaATGATTGCCAAATGAAAATTCTTCTTAAGCCACTGAAGTTATTTGATGTCTATTAACTGTgacagacattttaaaattaggagATGACAGCCTTTGTTACTAAATATTCCTAAATATCCCAATTAGTACGTTTCAATCATCATCAATATCAAGAGACTCTATTTTTATAGAAGATGATTCAATAAGAGACTGTCTGGCGAAAATTCTTGTCTGAATGAAAAGTATTAACTGgcgattattaatttttcatagaaaattgttAATTGCGCGAATGAATAGAATTAATGATCCACATTCTATGACTGTAAATCATtatagtgatttatttatttttttatttgcctaaaagttgtattaattttcatgaaaaatatttcatgaattataaggtacaattcggttttaatGGCTTAGGTTTTAGTATCAAATATCAAGTTATATAATCACACGCTATATAATTTGATGATTATAAGGTTTACCGAtagacttaaaattaatatacggtctccaaagttgaaatattttggaCCAATTCCATGCCAAATGTAATAGTGAAagttttttattgcaactttaaaagcCCTTTGTTATCGTTTCCGGTATCCTTCGGATGGCCGCCTTATAGCTTTATGGGAATGATTggcaagattttaaaatgtttggtgaaaaatcataaattaatcttaagattaataaacaattatttatttaaagacggttaagcttttattttgcgcttaattaaaatttctatttgaagcccatttcttgattttttttatatcttctttcctctgactgaatgcaCATTTTGATAACACAGTGATTCCTCtccagaatatttataataatattttgtacctTTATTAATTAGCTAAACGAAGCGTTGTATTCAATGCAATTGGAAAAATGTTCAATCAATGAAACAGTACGAAATTCGTAAAagggtttgtttacatttaactattGTCAGTCGACGATAAGTGATAAGCATAATTTCCACCAATGTTAGTGTTTTATGTAGTGCATTGATTTGATACGATTACTCTAGAATATTCTGTGGTCAATcaataatagattacattttgaattttttttattttctaatcattattccatatttttttttatccattccgTTATTATTTTACTTGCACCAATTTGTTATCATTCAGATTCTTGTTTATGTCTTTCGATTAAACTGTTTCTTTTCAGCCCCAATTttgaagatggaaaaaaaaaaaaaaaattactgatgtaCGAATTTGtctatttgccttttttttttttttttgataatcttaTTAGAGTAATCTCATTGATCGCAATGTAATATGCTGCATAAAGTATCTTttctattttctcgtatatgatgtatacaaagagaaaacaaaaagaatcgtcaaaaaattcgacctcgataTGTAGACGAATCTGAGAACTGGGCTTCCGCAAAAGGAACAATGTCGTTTTAGAATGTATTTTCATTGCTGAGCCCTCCCTAAGTTTGAAAgtacatttttaagaattacttCTGTccgtctgtgaacatgataatcaAAAGTGCTTTCAGTCCTGAAATTTGGACTTAAtgctaaatttgcagatttctataaattatgaGCGAAATTCATTTAGAGAAAGTATGTCTATCCAGATATCTGAGTAGAGAACACAATTACAAAACGTAAATAGTTAGATTGATAGTAATTTGTTACACacgtttagcatctaaaatgtggaTCCTTATCGAATTTGGATCCAAAATCGTCAAAGAGTTGTTATCTGTCTTTTTGTACTTCTGCATGCACGTGAATGAAATAATAACGATCAACTTAGGTAAAGGAAATTTAGTTCACAATCTTAGCATCTAAATTgtcttatcaatttttaaattgatagttATAGGAAAAGGATAGACAGACTTTATACGATAAATTGTCAGTCAATGagtactttcacaaacatgtaaaagcaataactccCAAATAcactgacttaaataaatgaaatttggtatgtgattttgtgactgcagttGTTGTTCAATGTTCAATATTAGTTTTGATCGGTCTTGTAACGTTCCCCGTTTCCCTCACCTGATAATTGGCATTCCGGCCAGATGTAATATCACCTGTGTTTCCCCCACAGATCGTTAAGTGCCTCCGGATTGCCAAATGGGGTATCCTTTTCACCAGTAATCATTGTATCTGGAGATTTGCTGTATCCAGATAAAGGACCACGTATGTTTTTTTCGTCGTTTCAAAATGATCCATCATATCTTTAAGGGAGAAGAACGACAAAACATCCAAatgttaaacttattttcaattaTGAAGGGACTCCTCACAGGAATGACCAACCACtagcaaccgttgtcattaagtgttGAAGTCAAGAGGACTTTAGCCGGTGTTAGCggtgaattgaatataattaacatgtgGTCGGGGagggtcagctacaaagatgaaTCATGTACAGACATTCCCATGATCgactggagaccattgaggaTAGCATTGCTGAGTAGCTATTTGGTCATAaggaactcaagttcaccaatgagaaactCAGAGGAGGAGTCGGAGAGACGTGAGTGTTCGAAGGCATTCCTGCTTTTGTGAGAGGCTCCGTGTGATTCAGGCTTTTGTGTTAAGATCCACTCGATAAAAgtcggtggatttctggagctGACCCTGGAGTAGCCGTatgagctaacagcctgttagtgttttgtgtgtgtgtgtgtttattctcCGAATTGATAGAGAAACTATTCCGTGATTAACTTTCAACTGTCGGGTGAATTTTGTAagtaatattaacctagatgagaacaagttgtttctgtgtacatatataaggctgtaaataaaggaattgtttgttacactactctcttatttgatcggtcaggaTCAAAACATTACAATCTGCGAAAGGCACCcgaaatatatatgcaattttttgatacttttgcATAAATTACACATCGGTAATTAATCACTAAAAACACCTCCAAATTCCGCACGCTTCTTTCAGTCAAAGCATCAGATTCATTCTAAGATCGATGCTTCGAGAATAGCGCTCGAAACTGGCAAACAAGTAATACACAAGTAccggttttttttattatattaagaagcACACAGCGATAAAATAAAATCGCAGCAATCATGGCCTTATACAAGATTTACAATTATAGGATAGAGATGAGTTATAACATCTTTATCATAGAATATGCAAGAGAATTCTGTGGCGATAATTCCCACtggttttatttaatatgaaaagctTTGGCGAAAACACACactttttgctttaatttcatCACTAATGTCCTTCTTATTGAAGAgtaatgtttcttttatattaatttttttattattttgagaacaTTTGAGAAAAGTACACTGTGCCCTTGCAAATATTCAACAttaaaactagaatgaaaaacaaataatgaaacagttttatcaatactttatttttgtatgaacaacattattaaactatttcattGAACTTTAAAGAGCCTCCATttggatttcaataaaaaagtttagtTACATGtaaattttatcaagattttcaCTAAAATCAATGTTCTAAATAGTCATAGTCATTTATTTGAAAGGTAAAACTGGCAATAAATTTATACCTTGTGTCtctcttacatttttatttcataaaaatattttactttgtatcGTGAACATaggttatttgttttaaattcatgcaatggaaataaatatatgcagcattaaaaattggttttaattaaaGTGTTTAAGTAAGTATTACCATCGACAAGCTAGAATTTTTCTATGACGATAACTCATCAGATATGAGAGCTATGCACCAAtgtgataaaaattgcttttattgcaACTCTAATTTTCATggtgaatttttaatgtttggcCGATATCAGAGAAAAACCGGTACTGtatatttcagtttcaataaaaattacatttctgctTTATACTCTTCACCAAAGCTTGGAAATTTGTTTTTTGCTACTGAAGCAAATAACCGCCTTCCGTTCAAACATACTCTGTTCAATTCAGTTACAGCTCTGCTTGCTTCTTCAGGGCTTTGAAAGCACACAAATCCATATCCTTTCGACTTATTATCTTCATTCGTAACCACCTTAGCACTCCTTATATTACCAAAACAAAGACACAATTCTTCCAATTCACTGCTACTAAAAGACGGTGTTAAGTTTTTCACaaatacattatttgaaaatgacacttcctgaaattttttcctttcttcataCGGAATGAATTTAGACACTAATATATTTCTTCCATGGATGATAGTACCGTGAAGTTTCGAAATGGCTTCATTGGCAGATTTCTCACTTTCAAACTGGACAAATCCATATCCTTTGGAATCCCCATTTTGGTATGTAACTACCTTAACAGACAAAACCGTACCACAGCTTGAAAAGATGTCCTTCAGTATCTTATCGTCAATGCTTTTGGGTAGATTCTTCACCACCAAATTTGCAGCTGCTGAAAGTTTAGATTTGAGATCTTTTTGTGCCCACATAATACGCAAGGGCTGTCCATCCAGCTGGTCATAATTAAAGTTGTCCAACGCCTTCTTGGCGTCTTCATGTTTCATGTAGTTTACATAAGCATAACCTAAAGAAAATCCTGTTTGTATATCTCTGCAGACTCGGATGCTGATAATAGGACCCACTGGAGAAAACTTATCAAACAGAGTAGCTTCGCTGCAATTCGGGTGCAGATTACCCACATAAAGGGAAGTGCTATTACCTATGTCCTCTAGCATTAAAATTGTCTTATCCTCTTGATAGAAGTCTACAGAAAATGCTTAAAACACTAAGTGCTTcgtttaaaaaaaggatttgttATCCTTTTTCTTTCTCAGCGTGATGTATTCGTGATATTATCGCGaggaaaacataattattaagcGTGATgataaattacttataaaaatacaattaaaatttctgtctAAATCAAAAAGCAATTACTTTGGTGTGTTTTAATGTTCGATAAAGTATTAAGGGCCGAAATTTTAATAGAACTTAAAACGAATATCgaatattttgtagttataaatTATGAATAGGATGCAATcctataaattatgaaaaatggcATAAATTTCTAGTCGGTGATTAGGTTCCTGGATGactattttagtgaaatttatatGACTTTCCTTGGAATCTGAAGGAAATGaacataaatagaaataatacttaataaaagaataagattaaaaataggATATTTAAAACCAACAAGTATTTTAGCAATTATTATGCCGGTTATAAGACGGCCAATATAAGATCAATTATAAGACGGCCAATAGGCTGCGCATacgtagaaagggactgatttatgtttgtcaCAATTTTATAAGGTCGATTCAGGTATTCCCTACTTGGCAATacattgccgttttggcgtccctgaatttttctttcactgcgtatcgtaatAAAGTAATGGATGTTTATGCCAAGAAAcatggtaaattaaaaaaaaaaaaagtcaacataccttaatttggaaaattatagaagaaaatgacaaataaaaaaaaagcaacctctcatcaaaaagaatattaaggaaaaaaaaaatgttggaattaatttatgataagtaatcaatttttttcacgccaaaaagcCCGCCATTTTCTTAAAACGCATCGCAGTAAGAAAAGAATACAATTCAGCGGCATGTTGTCCCGTCGGAACAAATACCTGCCATCTACCGAATatcctttctacgcatgcgctgcctactggccgagtgtaaacccggcattacaGCCAGTAGTTACATGAATTATTTCATCAGTTATTAAATTAGAGCATTATTCAAGGTTGTCAGTTAATTCAACCAAGTAATTTATTCACtaatgagttaaaatttatttcagtgtgtttcttAAATTTGTCACCTATAAAGTAACTTAAACAAGCAAGTGAAATAGATTTTATGGCAATCCTATTACTGAtttatgtatcaatttttttgcCTTGTTCAGTTAAACATTTGCTACTTTATCGAACTAGTATTGTGGGCATCCTGACCGATGTGAAAAGGCACACTAAAGTTGATTTCAACCCTTTGATGTAATTGGTATTATACGCTCATATCTTTATTttccgtcattttttttttctcaaaacaatgtaacgcatattgaattttatttttcttcattaagtatttaagtattttatccCTATAGCCTCTATTTTTATTCTGGTAAATAAATGCCGTCAATGTAAAGAGATcatgttattattataaatgcaaaaaaaaaaaaagaaacgacaTGGTTCATAACATCATTCTCCTCTGACATAGGATTTTGattatgataacaaaaaaaaaaatatggcaacaTTATATTGATTAAAGTGGTGACATCGCAAGTCACATCCACAagtcaagtgattttttttttcttaaagtggcaacaaaaatttttttttagaacaataacTATGAATtttgcgagttcgcaaattgtacagactaagtctatggcaaagaataccgacgtgctctgattggtttaagccttggtatctttttggcaatgttttgcactcataatagtgtaattttcgcttatttggctcaaaccttatacctttcattagttttatggaagatacgagtgaatatcaacaggatctaatttttattaatataattgttttctctaaatattactagttatactactaatactaattaatattaataataataataaatattactaataatactattaatacaagtaactaatgttgtttatgaacagaagtataaaaactaaatgaaagtaattactcaacatataatgcagcaattaaataattcttattcttatatGATTTCCgtacctttattagataatttatgcagtcattgaaacttgttgctgaacgtttgttactttcccatcaactacatatggggagatgattacttaatggccaaaacgtataaatatgtaagctttaacggaatatgtgatttcgtagctaatttttttagttatataaaaataatattaagaagaaacacacacaaaaaatatttttaataaattccaatttttatatttcctgaatttaggtttcaagatttgatcttttctgctgtatatgtgttccagattaatattacatgtaaaccgtaaaaaatagggaggcggggataaattcacaaattttaattatttttataaaaatatatttcggtatggcatctttttggcaaaacattgccaaaaaaaaaaaaaatgccaagatgccaaggcttaaaccaatcagagcacgtcggtatcctttgccatagacttagtctgtacaatttgcgaactcacaggaattttcgtttttaaaaaaaaccagtaTCATTTGTTTTACTTCCtcgttaataaaattatataaagtaagtaattatataaagtttttatacccGAGTTTGTCACCAAAATGGTaacccatcggaacgctcttctagcagcCCTAGTGCAActtttttgcaatggttgagttgtacataaactacaactatattatgaagaatgtaaaattaaaaatattaaaaaaatatcgattaaagatttcaattttgttctttattataattaaaagtttattaaatacagaaagttaagcttataattaaaagttattttcttctttctttctttttttaatgtgaatctgaacagaaaatatttattctttttcaatttttaattgtaagtatgcgctttaaaaaatcgtctgaattcattatttacgaaatcgtctgcattctccctttaaaagacagctgcaacggaattcttcgcagttctcgtaattctttggtgttctaacggttggttcccttgataatttgttatgtcggcaattgtgcaagaatggatgtcgtGTAAATGAGATTGAAGACAGTATtttgaacctgcagaatggatgaagggtgagtggaatatatatattttttaggagttgatgaagttaggagagcatgcttgtttgaaattttttatggaaatttttttgattgaatCCGTTCCTGTAGCGTTCtccattatttcttttcaattgattatgtactgttcctgttatccacatcCTTATGTTTAATGTGCTACTAGGTTCTCGTTCCctctgctagcgaagccgtaggatgttttttttaagttaaaaaattctgcccggtgtcTTCTACAGATGACTTCGGCGTATGTAGAAGGCACCGGGTAgtctgaaaaataaacaaacaatacttattagtaaaaagtcctaattttATGGCGgcaaatggtaaccgtaactgttccgcggaagtatttgtttatttgtccgctatctttattggcgacttgcaTCGCAAgcgcagcaaggggcacactaaaattcacttttaccaataTTCCCATGTTTTCTTTCTCTCAGTATTCATATGACAGCATCCTTAATGTTTTTCGACTTTTCATTAGATTTCAATACCTGATCGACTTACTTTAGAAGTTGGgcttaataatatgaataattcttGTAGAATTAACTATTTTGGCCGATTTAAGAATAATGACCATTCTCTGAAGTTGCAACACATGataattttaacaacttttaattataattctaaaacttaTCTGTTATCATTTCTTGTAACTATTCAAAATAGGACATTTGGCGAATTTATGACGGTTGTTCAGAATTTCCAAATGTCAGGAAATCAGACATTAATCTTATGTCTTAATAATCCAGGCCATtcctatattaaattatttggtcATTAAGTCAAAAGATATTCTGCTAGAATAGACTGGAAAATATAAAggctttatttttcataaacttattttaaacactttctaaagtaataaatgtaaaaattgattcGTAATAAGAGCGATTGTATTGATGTTGCATGTACAGTTAGCGGCAGAGCAGCCTCCCTTCTTGCTCTTCCCAGACACTTAAATGCCTTTTGAACATAGCATATAGATTTTCAATGACGTCTTCAGCGGTCCGCATTGTTTTTGAGGAATTCCACTTAAAAATGATGAAGCAAGCAATTCGCTTGCTTTTAAAGTGAGCTAGAACGTATAATACAAATGTAATGACAAACACTGTTTGAACTCTAAGCATCCTAACCAGGTTTCTGATTTACTACCTATTACTATGTGACTTAAACCAGGACGGGACTATGTTATGTTGACatgaaaaagtttcaaatctGGCGGAAGATTTACTTATTGCaaagaaaacaaattacaaaaaaaactgcatttaaaaaaaaatatttctggaaattttacaattttaaagaaacagaattaaatttagaagacaaaaaagttttcttaatatgTCTAAAGCAAATTATCTGTTTTACCACGTCTTTCAATGCGGACATCTGTTTTACTTACAATTCGTAATGCTCCAGACTTTTACACGCGCAGGAAAGCAATGATTATGCATACTACATCAAAGGGAAGCAACATAAAAACGATTATCGACCGTATATTAAAGTAGCAGCAgtactgtttttttctttttttctctgcaGCATGAGGCACTGTTCCCACACGCCACTTTTCCTGCTTTTTCGGTAATTCGAACGGTGAAATACAAAGGCACTGGCAGAGAACGGTAGCCGAAATGAGATTGCTCGTCCCCAGCCGCTTTGATCAAAGAACGAATGATTAATTTCGAATCTCGAAAGTTCCgtgttttaataagaaatagagagaaaatgttattttaagatatCAAAAGAGCAATTTGGTCTTTGTAGAGAAGATACAAGTGTGTATTTTCAATcagtttctagaattttttttttgcgtgttCTATTGGTTGAAcagtttaaacaattttcaattgaCTAAGGTGTCGTTCTTTTCTTAGATACTttatagtttatttctttaaCGATTTCAAAGATCTAATGTGTAGAACCGTTAACTTTTGGATACATACAATTTAGAGACGAACATGAAATGTTATTGTTATAATAGAATT is part of the Argiope bruennichi chromosome 10, qqArgBrue1.1, whole genome shotgun sequence genome and harbors:
- the LOC129987567 gene encoding polyadenylate-binding protein 1-like 2 yields the protein MLEDIGNSTSLYVGNLHPNCSEATLFDKFSPVGPIISIRVCRDIQTGFSLGYAYVNYMKHEDAKKALDNFNYDQLDGQPLRIMWAQKDLKSKLSAAANLVVKNLPKSIDDKILKDIFSSCGTVLSVKVVTYQNGDSKGYGFVQFESEKSANEAISKLHGTIIHGRNILVSKFIPSELEELCLCFGNIRSAKVVTNEDNKSKGYGFVCFQSPEEASRAVTELNRLLSNAILNGLQSIMGMSVHDSSL